Below is a genomic region from Candidatus Neomarinimicrobiota bacterium.
TTTTCCTAAGAGCTCATTTGGTTCATTAACAACAATCACGGTTTCATTTAGATATTGACCTAACCCAAGTTCAAGAATCCAATCCTGAATATCCTCTTTATCAGTTACCCTTCCTTGTTTTGAGTAAAAATTATAATTAAATATTTTTTCTGAGAGAAGAATTTCATTCATTTTTTTTGGATTCCAGATATTTGGAAAATATTTCAGTCTATATGAACTATTTAAATATGAAATTAATGAGTCGAAAAATCTGCCCATTGGTAAATAAAATTGAGGTTTATTTTGCATCTTTTATATTGATGAATTGTGTGCTATTTGTGGTTGGTTCAATTTTATTCTTTCCTTCGTATTATTTTTCAAACGAATATCTCATTTTTAAGGATATTGTCATATGAAGAAGAGATATTATTATCTCTAAATTAAATAGGAAACAATTAAGTTTGCTTGATATTAGATAAGTCTTCAAGTGGTTAAACAAAATAATTTCCAAAAATGTAAAATTATCCTAACCGAATAAAATGAATTTTAGAGATAAAATAAAGAAAGTGCATAGTCTTTCTGCAATGAATACATTATCAACTGATAAATGAAAAAAGTTATAACATTTGGGACCTTTGATTTATTTCATGTAGGTCATTTAAACATTCTGGAGCGAGCAAGGACTGAAGGAAATTATTTAATTGTAGGTGTTTCAACCGATCAATTGAATTACAATAAAAAACAAAAATACCCAGTTTGTTCGGAGGAAAACAGATTGCGGATTCTTAGTGCTTTACAAGTGGTTGATGAAGTATTTAAGGAGGAATCATTAGAATTAAAGGGAGAATATATTAAAAAATATAATGCAGATATCCTCGTGATGGGAAATGACTGGGAAGGGAAATTTGATGAATTCAAATCGTTATGTCATGTTGTTTATTTAGAAAGAACCCCATCTATTTCAACAACAGAACTCATTGAAATTATAAAAAACTAATTCTGATATAAGATGCTTATTCACCAAAAAAACGATAAGAAAGTTGATCCCATTTCATTCTTAATGATTGTTAGATAAGTGAAAATAATATTTTCGGCAAACACTTCTTGGTATCTCTATAATTTTAGAAAAAAATTGATTGAATCCATGGTATCTCGCGGTTGGGATGTCATATTAGTTGCACCTCAAGATGCGTACTATTGGAAAATTAAAATGCCCGGAATAAAATATATTGGATTACCAATTGACAGATATGGTTTCAGTCCACTTCACGCATGGGCTACCGTAAAGTCGTATTACAAAATTTTCAAGCGTGAGAAACCAGATGTTATTCATTTATTTACCATCAAACCCGTTATTTTAGGGACGATAGCAGCGCGTTTAGCCGGCATCCCAAAAATTGTGAATTCCATAACTGGGCTTGGCTATATTTTTACCAGCGGTAGCCGATTAAGAAAAATTGTGGAAACGGTGTATAGGAGCGTATTGACTTCATCCCGAGTAGATGTCATTTTACAGAATCCAGATGATGAAAAACTATTTCAATCGTTTTCAAGAATTCAAACAACGAAAATACATTTAATTAGAGGATCAGGCGTTGACTTGGAATCTTTCCTATTAGATGGGCTTAAACCACCATCTGAATTGGATAATCATTCAATTCATTTTATTATGTTTTGTAGAATGCTTTGGGATAAGGGAGTCCAAGAATTTGTGTCTGCCGCAGAATTAGTAAAAACTCATATTCCCAATGCTAGATTTCATTTAATTGGCGGAATTGAAACCGGTAGCCCAAATGAGGTTCCAAAATCGTGGCTTGTACAATTTCAAACTCATGACTTTATTCATTGGGTAAATCATGTTGAGGATATACGTCCATGGATTGCTGGGTCCCATGTTGTGGTCCTTCCAACATATTATGGAGAAGGAGTTCCAAAATCTCTAATTGAAGCTGCTGCTTTAACGAAACCGATTATTACAACCAATATTGCAGGATGCCGTGAAATTGTGATTGATCACTATAACGGATTGCTAATTCCACCGAATTCCGTGGAAGCATTGGTTAAGGCAATGATTCATCTTGGGCAGGATCAAATTTTAAGAGAGAAGATGGGGAAACAAGGAAGAACATTGGTTGAAAAGGAATTCGGAGATGGCCCGGTTATTACTTCTACTTCGGCT
It encodes:
- a CDS encoding adenylyltransferase/cytidyltransferase family protein — protein: MKKVITFGTFDLFHVGHLNILERARTEGNYLIVGVSTDQLNYNKKQKYPVCSEENRLRILSALQVVDEVFKEESLELKGEYIKKYNADILVMGNDWEGKFDEFKSLCHVVYLERTPSISTTELIEIIKN
- a CDS encoding glycosyltransferase family 4 protein produces the protein MKIIFSANTSWYLYNFRKKLIESMVSRGWDVILVAPQDAYYWKIKMPGIKYIGLPIDRYGFSPLHAWATVKSYYKIFKREKPDVIHLFTIKPVILGTIAARLAGIPKIVNSITGLGYIFTSGSRLRKIVETVYRSVLTSSRVDVILQNPDDEKLFQSFSRIQTTKIHLIRGSGVDLESFLLDGLKPPSELDNHSIHFIMFCRMLWDKGVQEFVSAAELVKTHIPNARFHLIGGIETGSPNEVPKSWLVQFQTHDFIHWVNHVEDIRPWIAGSHVVVLPTYYGEGVPKSLIEAAALTKPIITTNIAGCREIVIDHYNGLLIPPNSVEALVKAMIHLGQDQILREKMGKQGRTLVEKEFGDGPVITSTSAVYGIDC